The Dehalogenimonas sp. 4OHTPN genome window below encodes:
- a CDS encoding DUF3786 domain-containing protein, with amino-acid sequence MAFDRLSKFDLDVVCRSTGAIRKGDLTLQLTFIGAEVVIDLQHRTVESAERTLSITDKLVILHYLVTADGTAATGNLITFKELPGGRAYYPTFGRRTVAPVLARYGDEPENLVISAEALGGEPAVFGDAAVSIQALPQAVIYWVVWIGDGDFEAEGAVLFDSSISHYLPTEDIAVLCQSIAAFLSASQCVKR; translated from the coding sequence TTGGCTTTCGACAGACTATCGAAGTTCGACTTAGATGTGGTCTGCCGCAGTACCGGAGCCATCAGAAAGGGCGATCTGACTCTGCAACTTACTTTCATCGGTGCCGAGGTAGTCATTGATCTCCAACACCGAACAGTTGAATCAGCGGAGCGGACTTTGTCCATAACCGATAAACTAGTCATTTTACACTACTTGGTGACTGCTGACGGTACCGCAGCTACCGGGAACCTGATAACATTCAAAGAACTGCCGGGCGGCCGTGCTTACTACCCTACATTCGGCAGGCGGACCGTCGCCCCGGTTCTCGCCCGATACGGGGATGAACCCGAGAACCTCGTTATTTCGGCCGAAGCTTTAGGAGGCGAACCGGCTGTTTTCGGGGACGCTGCGGTGTCCATCCAGGCTTTACCTCAGGCGGTTATTTACTGGGTAGTGTGGATTGGGGACGGTGACTTCGAGGCCGAAGGTGCCGTATTGTTCGATAGTTCGATTTCTCACTACTTGCCCACCGAAGACATCGCCGTCTTATGCCAGTCTATCGCTGCCTTCTTGTCAGCCTCCCAGTGTGTCAAACGATAG
- the acsB gene encoding acetyl-CoA decarbonylase/synthase complex subunit alpha/beta, protein MSKIIYLAVIRGAYRLVEDAENAWRQAKKRWGDVKQVGFPNTAYFLPVIYAVTGLKVETLADMETVLIRSRALLPPKAPGNNLLAYLGPTLDAGLAALFAEELLEAIRYLETPHIYTQSEDPTQDTLWLGAADDVILRKRGVEFVDGSVPGFAAILGSAPDEKIAASIAADLQQRNFFSFMSASNDGRCLSEQLVSAGTQVGWSTRLVPFGPDVSATIFAIGFAVRVALSFGGVAPGDYRKLFEYCKTRVAAFVIALGDLSDEWYATAAGALNFGFPIIADTPIPEIPPSIISGVRHDTIVARAADVRGVKVVVTQVPVPVAYGPAFEGERVRGEKVYLECGGGRTSMVEWVTSQPIDEVIDGLVEVIGPEITDVPAGSRLPLAIVIEVAGRQMQEDYEPILERQIHHLINYAQGVMHLGQRDIGWLRVSKAAVEKGFRLAHIGKLLHAKLHQDFGRIFDKVQVKIFTNKDDVSAVASKAREIYAARDARIEGMTDETTETFYSCLLCQSFAPSHVCVISPERTGLCGSYNWMDCKASFDIAPTGPNQPVPKGQTIDARLGQWKGVNEYVFKASRGKVDHYNFYSIISDPMTACGCMECISSILPMCNGVMTVNREFTDMTPCGMKFTTLAGTIGGGVTTPGFVGHSKYNITQRKYLAAEGGIKRLVWMPRSLKEEVAELFNERANEVGIPDLLDRIADETVGTTEEEILPFLTAKNHPALSLEPLI, encoded by the coding sequence TACCGGTTATCTACGCTGTTACGGGACTAAAAGTCGAGACCCTCGCTGACATGGAAACGGTCCTTATTCGCAGTCGCGCCTTATTGCCGCCCAAGGCTCCCGGAAACAACCTGTTGGCCTATCTTGGTCCAACTCTTGACGCCGGACTGGCGGCATTGTTCGCCGAAGAATTGCTAGAAGCTATCCGGTACTTGGAAACGCCCCACATTTATACACAAAGCGAAGACCCGACACAGGACACTCTCTGGCTCGGAGCTGCTGATGATGTTATTCTCCGAAAACGTGGTGTAGAGTTCGTGGATGGAAGTGTTCCGGGTTTCGCCGCGATTCTCGGCTCGGCGCCTGATGAAAAAATCGCTGCCTCCATCGCCGCTGATTTGCAACAGCGCAATTTCTTCTCTTTTATGAGTGCATCAAATGATGGCCGATGTTTGTCTGAGCAACTGGTCAGCGCTGGTACGCAAGTCGGCTGGTCGACCCGGTTAGTACCATTTGGTCCGGATGTATCTGCGACAATATTTGCCATCGGTTTCGCCGTCCGTGTTGCTCTCTCGTTTGGCGGTGTTGCTCCCGGCGATTACCGCAAATTGTTTGAATATTGCAAGACCCGGGTTGCAGCATTTGTCATTGCCCTCGGTGACCTTAGCGACGAATGGTACGCTACTGCCGCCGGTGCACTTAACTTCGGTTTTCCGATTATCGCCGACACACCGATACCTGAGATTCCGCCTAGCATAATCTCTGGAGTTCGGCATGATACTATCGTGGCTCGTGCTGCCGACGTTCGCGGCGTTAAAGTAGTTGTCACGCAGGTCCCTGTACCAGTAGCCTACGGGCCGGCTTTCGAAGGCGAACGCGTCAGGGGAGAAAAGGTATATTTGGAGTGCGGTGGAGGACGGACATCCATGGTGGAATGGGTCACCTCTCAACCGATAGATGAAGTCATTGACGGTTTGGTAGAAGTTATTGGTCCAGAGATAACCGATGTGCCGGCCGGCAGCAGGCTGCCCTTAGCTATCGTAATTGAGGTGGCCGGGCGGCAGATGCAGGAAGACTACGAGCCTATTCTCGAACGCCAGATACACCATCTCATAAACTACGCCCAGGGGGTGATGCACCTTGGCCAGCGCGACATCGGCTGGCTACGCGTGAGCAAAGCAGCCGTAGAGAAAGGCTTCCGATTGGCGCACATAGGCAAGTTGCTCCACGCGAAACTGCACCAGGATTTTGGCCGTATTTTCGATAAAGTCCAGGTCAAGATATTCACCAATAAAGATGATGTATCTGCTGTAGCCTCCAAGGCTAGGGAGATCTATGCTGCGCGCGACGCTCGCATCGAGGGCATGACCGATGAAACAACCGAAACTTTCTACTCTTGTCTGTTATGCCAGTCCTTCGCCCCGTCGCATGTCTGCGTTATCAGCCCGGAGCGCACTGGATTGTGCGGCTCCTATAATTGGATGGACTGCAAAGCCTCGTTCGACATAGCTCCAACCGGTCCAAATCAACCTGTGCCAAAAGGCCAGACCATCGACGCCCGGCTCGGTCAATGGAAGGGTGTCAACGAATATGTATTCAAGGCGTCGCGCGGTAAGGTTGACCATTATAATTTCTACTCAATAATCTCTGATCCCATGACCGCCTGTGGCTGTATGGAATGTATCTCTTCCATTCTGCCTATGTGTAATGGGGTGATGACCGTCAATCGGGAGTTCACCGACATGACGCCCTGCGGCATGAAATTTACAACCTTGGCCGGTACGATCGGCGGCGGCGTCACCACACCTGGCTTCGTCGGGCATTCCAAGTACAATATTACCCAGCGAAAATATTTAGCCGCTGAAGGCGGCATCAAAAGGCTCGTATGGATGCCTCGGTCGTTGAAAGAGGAAGTCGCTGAACTCTTCAACGAAAGGGCGAACGAGGTTGGCATTCCGGATCTCCTTGACCGCATCGCTGACGAAACTGTCGGCACTACTGAAGAAGAAATCCTGCCTTTCTTGACCGCAAAGAACCACCCGGCCCTGTCCCTTGAACCCTTGATATAA
- a CDS encoding sensor histidine kinase: MKTAEKPVRRRRRLPRIFLNFHFWLLVLLFTGGFLLQYPQLIPFIDILDPDSFLSLTRHSFGRLIMLLPVTYAALVFGMRVGLLALLVAVAIIVPNIFIGEVTSYPDEIIEVVGIIIIGLVVNLWLESYETDKKHRQVAYLRLENAQRELQRMQQNLRFYLKQITIAQEEERRRIAQELHDETAQDLIAISRKIDGFMSLHPALASSDEAYLEDMHQHVNRTLSGVRRFSQDLRPSVLDDLGLIPAIDWLVPELAKHYKLKIGLQVNGEQRRFAPEVELVLFRIVQESLRNIGKHAMASRAVVTVDFTPEITVVTIRDNGRGFHPPDRIGDLAVSGKLGLTGMQERAQLIGARLAIKSNPGEGTTVTVEVPTTTEQPEHSY; encoded by the coding sequence GTGAAGACCGCTGAAAAACCTGTCAGACGGCGTCGCCGCTTGCCCAGGATATTCCTGAATTTCCATTTCTGGCTGCTAGTGTTGCTATTTACCGGCGGCTTTTTATTGCAATACCCGCAATTAATTCCCTTCATTGATATTCTTGATCCTGACTCTTTTCTGTCGTTAACCCGACACTCGTTCGGCCGGCTAATCATGCTGCTGCCGGTAACTTATGCCGCCTTGGTTTTCGGCATGCGCGTCGGGCTGCTGGCGCTGCTAGTCGCTGTGGCGATTATCGTGCCAAATATTTTCATTGGTGAAGTAACTTCATATCCCGATGAGATCATAGAGGTTGTCGGCATAATTATTATCGGTTTGGTGGTCAATTTGTGGCTGGAAAGCTATGAAACGGACAAGAAACATCGCCAGGTCGCCTATCTGCGGCTGGAGAACGCCCAACGCGAACTTCAACGGATGCAGCAAAATTTACGGTTTTATCTTAAGCAGATAACCATCGCTCAGGAAGAAGAACGCCGCAGAATTGCTCAAGAACTTCACGATGAAACGGCTCAGGACTTGATCGCTATTTCCCGTAAAATCGACGGATTCATGTCTCTCCACCCTGCGTTAGCGTCAAGCGATGAAGCTTACCTTGAGGATATGCACCAACATGTCAACCGCACCTTATCCGGTGTCCGTCGTTTCAGTCAGGACCTAAGACCATCAGTTCTCGATGATTTGGGTCTCATCCCTGCCATAGACTGGCTTGTTCCGGAACTGGCTAAACATTACAAACTCAAGATAGGACTTCAGGTAAATGGTGAGCAGCGCAGATTCGCACCGGAGGTGGAACTCGTCCTTTTCCGCATTGTTCAAGAATCGCTACGTAACATTGGAAAGCATGCCATGGCCAGTCGCGCCGTGGTTACCGTTGATTTTACTCCGGAAATCACTGTTGTCACCATCAGGGATAACGGCCGCGGTTTCCATCCTCCGGATCGCATCGGTGATTTGGCTGTCAGCGGGAAGCTAGGCCTTACTGGTATGCAGGAGAGAGCCCAGCTCATAGGCGCTCGACTTGCCATTAAGTCTAACCCTGGCGAGGGAACAACGGTGACTGTTGAGGTACCTACCACCACCGAGCAACCGGAACATTCCTATTAA
- a CDS encoding dihydropteroate synthase, translated as MVILIGENINVMSQTIGPALKERRSEPVKSLAAFETRAGMDMLDLNIGPAKKTGAELMSWLVNIVQEVSCLPLSLDTTNSMAIEDGLRLCRQRALVNSVSLQPERLETLLPLVKQYGAEMVGLLWGIEGMPRDANERCLLAVELVYEANERGIPNEDIWIDPIVTPVSGEISQVNACAEFLAILTEIAPGCKSVVGLSNISNGTPAPLRPILNRTYLIMLMRHGLYGAIVDAFDKELLDIARGRRPDIVDIVHQALEGEVLNMSSLPKWQQDYVKTVKVLTGRTLYSHSWLEV; from the coding sequence ATGGTAATTCTCATCGGCGAGAATATTAATGTCATGTCGCAGACCATCGGGCCTGCGTTAAAAGAGCGTCGAAGCGAGCCTGTAAAGTCATTGGCCGCTTTCGAGACCAGAGCCGGGATGGATATGCTCGACCTGAATATCGGTCCGGCCAAAAAGACCGGAGCCGAGTTGATGTCATGGCTGGTAAATATCGTTCAGGAGGTTTCCTGCCTGCCGCTGTCGCTAGACACCACTAATTCAATGGCTATCGAAGATGGACTGCGATTGTGTCGCCAGCGCGCCTTGGTCAACTCAGTGTCGTTGCAGCCTGAGCGCCTGGAAACGCTTTTGCCGTTAGTCAAACAATATGGCGCCGAAATGGTCGGCTTGCTCTGGGGTATTGAGGGTATGCCGCGGGACGCCAATGAGCGCTGCCTGTTGGCTGTCGAACTCGTCTACGAGGCTAATGAGCGAGGCATTCCCAACGAGGATATTTGGATCGACCCTATTGTCACCCCGGTCTCCGGAGAGATTTCCCAGGTCAACGCCTGCGCCGAGTTCCTGGCCATACTGACCGAGATCGCTCCCGGCTGTAAATCGGTCGTTGGCCTGTCGAACATCTCCAACGGCACGCCGGCACCCCTGCGCCCAATACTTAACCGGACTTACCTCATCATGCTGATGCGCCATGGTTTATACGGCGCTATCGTCGATGCCTTCGATAAAGAACTTCTCGACATCGCTCGGGGCCGGCGGCCGGATATTGTTGATATTGTTCACCAAGCATTAGAGGGTGAGGTTTTAAACATGTCTTCCTTACCTAAATGGCAGCAGGATTACGTCAAGACAGTGAAAGTCCTTACCGGGCGCACGCTTTACTCCCACTCTTGGCTCGAGGTATAG
- a CDS encoding response regulator transcription factor, whose product MESIEKIKVLLADDHVIVREGTKEMVERQPDMKVVAEASDGVEAVELARIYRPDVIVMDIAMPNMNGIEATKQIKKFLPTTAVLILTAYDSDQYIMALLEAGAAGYLLKNVRGNQLIDAIRAVFSGESILQPSTTRRVIDHLKTKAVKLEEESPVNTLTEREMEVLKLAAKGVSNRDIAEQLFVSNRTVQTHLSNIFKKLAVASRTEAILYGLKRGWFYMEELP is encoded by the coding sequence ATGGAAAGTATTGAAAAGATCAAGGTCCTCCTGGCCGATGATCACGTAATTGTCCGGGAGGGCACCAAGGAGATGGTAGAGCGCCAGCCTGACATGAAGGTTGTGGCAGAAGCCTCCGACGGTGTAGAGGCGGTGGAACTAGCTCGTATCTACCGGCCCGATGTTATAGTCATGGATATTGCGATGCCCAATATGAATGGCATCGAGGCCACCAAGCAAATAAAGAAATTTCTGCCGACCACCGCAGTACTGATCCTGACTGCCTATGACAGCGACCAATACATTATGGCCTTGCTCGAAGCTGGCGCAGCCGGTTATCTTCTTAAAAATGTCCGCGGTAATCAACTTATTGACGCCATTAGAGCAGTGTTTTCCGGCGAATCGATTTTACAGCCGTCTACTACTCGCCGTGTCATTGATCACCTAAAAACCAAAGCTGTTAAATTGGAGGAAGAATCTCCAGTCAACACATTGACCGAGCGGGAAATGGAAGTGCTGAAACTTGCGGCAAAAGGCGTTAGCAACCGTGATATCGCCGAGCAGCTTTTCGTAAGTAACCGGACTGTGCAGACCCACCTATCAAACATCTTCAAGAAGTTGGCTGTAGCTTCGCGAACCGAAGCAATCCTTTACGGCCTTAAACGTGGCTGGTTCTACATGGAGGAATTGCCGTAA
- the acsC gene encoding acetyl-CoA decarbonylase/synthase complex subunit gamma, with translation MALSGIEIFKYLPKTNCGKCGVPTCLAFAMSLAAGKAELAACPFVSAESKGKLEEASAPPIRPISIATGGKPLKIGGETVLYRHEKRFENPPGLAVVISDTMSDTEIGRRLRSLKEYVFNRVGATLKPELVTLKYQSGNPGAYAALAHRARTESDAGIILQCEDVDGCLAAAEACAERKPVLCAVTAANFDLVAPIAIDMALPVVARSNDLDGLAELTDRLVKLGVRDIILDSGARNLKQALADQVAIRRLALMKKFRLLGYPAITFPCEMTGDLLKEALIASVMVAKYAGIIVLSDFKGETLFPLMVARMNLYADPQRPQTTAEGVYEINGPDENSPVAITCNFSLTYFIVSGEIENTRVPAHLLIKDTEGLSVMTAWAAGKFGADNIAGFIKKSGIADKVKHRKIIIPGYIAMESGGLEEELPGWEIMVGPREAAHLLSFLKTNWKS, from the coding sequence ATGGCTTTGTCTGGTATCGAAATATTTAAGTATCTACCCAAAACCAATTGCGGTAAGTGCGGCGTGCCTACCTGTCTGGCTTTCGCCATGAGTCTGGCAGCTGGTAAGGCTGAACTGGCAGCCTGCCCCTTCGTCAGCGCCGAATCCAAGGGTAAGCTGGAAGAAGCATCGGCGCCGCCCATCCGGCCTATCTCTATCGCCACCGGCGGCAAACCACTGAAGATCGGTGGCGAGACGGTGCTTTACCGCCATGAGAAGCGATTTGAAAACCCTCCGGGACTGGCCGTGGTTATAAGCGACACCATGTCCGATACCGAGATCGGGCGCAGGTTGAGAAGCTTGAAGGAGTATGTCTTCAATCGGGTTGGCGCAACTCTTAAGCCGGAGCTGGTAACTTTAAAATACCAGTCGGGTAACCCAGGGGCGTACGCTGCCCTTGCCCACCGTGCTCGGACTGAGTCCGACGCCGGCATAATATTACAGTGTGAGGATGTTGACGGCTGCCTGGCCGCCGCCGAAGCCTGTGCTGAACGCAAGCCGGTTTTGTGTGCCGTTACTGCCGCCAACTTCGATCTAGTCGCTCCGATCGCCATTGACATGGCCTTGCCGGTTGTGGCGCGGAGCAACGACCTTGACGGCCTGGCGGAATTGACCGACCGGCTGGTCAAATTAGGCGTCAGGGATATCATCCTGGATTCAGGCGCGAGAAACCTCAAACAAGCCCTGGCCGATCAGGTGGCTATCCGACGCCTGGCTTTGATGAAGAAATTCCGTTTGCTGGGCTATCCTGCCATCACTTTCCCGTGTGAAATGACGGGTGACCTACTCAAGGAGGCACTGATAGCCTCGGTCATGGTCGCCAAATACGCTGGTATCATCGTCCTGTCTGATTTCAAGGGCGAAACGTTGTTCCCCCTTATGGTCGCTCGTATGAACCTTTACGCCGATCCTCAGCGTCCGCAAACCACCGCTGAAGGGGTCTACGAAATCAACGGGCCGGACGAGAACTCGCCCGTAGCCATCACCTGCAACTTCTCGCTGACCTATTTTATCGTCTCCGGCGAGATTGAGAACACCCGTGTTCCAGCCCACTTGCTGATCAAGGATACCGAGGGGCTTTCGGTCATGACCGCTTGGGCGGCGGGGAAATTCGGCGCCGACAATATCGCCGGCTTTATCAAAAAATCAGGGATTGCCGATAAAGTCAAACATCGAAAGATCATCATTCCTGGGTACATCGCCATGGAGAGTGGGGGTTTGGAAGAGGAACTTCCCGGCTGGGAGATCATGGTCGGTCCCAGGGAAGCAGCCCATCTGCTGTCTTTTCTCAAGACCAATTGGAAGAGCTAA